The following proteins are encoded in a genomic region of Xenopus laevis strain J_2021 chromosome 3L, Xenopus_laevis_v10.1, whole genome shotgun sequence:
- the LOC108710396 gene encoding extracellular calcium-sensing receptor, with protein sequence MTQSSTRTRRGRCDNSNVFRIEENKKSRWEDIEKLRIHLYWCIWHLITFYFFPASYGNDVRCNLSISEVSVILEPGDILIGVLLPFHIDKIFQITTFTETPPKVSCTRFLLETYQQFQAMRFALDEINKSLTLLPNITLGFYVYDSCAHLRKELEGTLWMLTGMNKTIPNYCCQKWPRLAAVLGHSISTYSILMAHILGLYRYPQISHFSTSSSLSDRSQFHSFFRTVPSDAFQSRGLAHLLLYFGWTWVGLIGMGSDYGQQGVYLITQELIKAQACVAFTGFILSNQEDKNVPYLTRIIKESTARVIVVFAPDVYFAALLDELLKQNLTGKIYVASEAWSISAMLSAEKYSSILTGSIGFAFSSSPLPGLKSYLNKVRPSSKPGESITNLFWENMFKCKFFDQGNLNETWKNSTKLCTGNEDLETIENSYNDVSNFRSAYSIYTSVQVLAQSLHNLFLCSHGKESLSDGTCVDTENIKPWQLTHYIQNAQVKLSNGREVSFDSNGDLPAVYDIVNWQIGPDGIMKQVKVGSYDTAASDGNIFSINISAVMWAPGDHQVPSSVCSKSCLPGFRRAIIRGKPICCFECVPCPFGEISNNTGSDDCSKCPWNAWPHVNKDRCIPKATKFLSFEEPLGTTLTIAAITSSLVPLSVLGLFYCYKSTPIVRANNYSLSCILLVSLFFCFLCTLSFIGYPQQLKCLLRQVTFGMVFTLCVSCILAKTIMVVLAFMATKPGSSLKKWTSSRVSYIIVSVCNILQLCLCICWLSLSPPFPEYNTDTQPEIIFIVCNEGSATAFWVMLGYLGFLATISFIVAFLARHLPESFNEARFITFSMLSFLTVWISFIPASLSARGQYIVAMEVFAILSSSWALVVCMFLPKCFIIVFRPNLNSREHLIRRARNYDR encoded by the exons GTTGAGGATTCACTTGTACTGGTGTATATGGCACCTTATCACCTTCTACTTCTTTCCAGCCTCTTATGGAAATGATGTTAGATGTAATCTGAGTATATCAGAGGTCTCTGTGATACTAGAACCAGGAGATATTCTGATAGGGGTGCTGCTTCCATTTCATATTGATAAAATATTTCAGATAACAACATTTACCGAGACACCTCCAAAGGTCTCCTGTACACG GTTTCTTCTAGAAACATATCAGCAGTTCCAAGCCATGAGGTTTGCACTGGATGAGATAAACAAAAGTCTGACCCTTCTTCCCAACATTACTCTTGGCTTCTATGTCTATGACTCATGTGCACATCTGAGGAAGGAACTGGAGGGAACACTGTGGATGTTGACGGGTATGAATAAGACAATACCCAATTATTGCTGCCAAAAATGGCCACGTTTGGCTGCTGTACTTGGACATTCAATATCTACTTATTCTATTCTAATGGCCCATATTCTGGGACTCTACAGATACCCCCAG ATCAGTCATTTTTCAACCAGCTCCTCACTGAGTGACCGGTCACAGTTCCATTCCTTCTTCAGAACAGTCCCCAGTGATGCTTTCCAATCACGTGGACTTGCCCACCTCCTGCTGTATTTTGGATGGACGTGGGTGGGTCTGATTGGCATGGGAAGTGATTATGGACAACAGGGAGTTTATCTTATCACACAAGaacttattaaagcacaagcttGTGTTGCCTTTACTGGTTTCATCCTGTCTAATCAGGAAGATAAGAATGTACCATATCTAACCAGAATCATAAAAGAGTCAACAGCCAGAGTGATAGTGGTGTTTGCCCCTGATGTCTATTTTGCTGCACTTTTGGATGAGCTACTGAAGCAGAACCTGACTGGGAAAATCTATGTGGCGAGTGAAGCCTGGTCCATCTCAGCAATGTTATCAGCTGAAAAATATTCTTCCATACTCACTGGCTCCATTGGGTTTGCATTTTCTAGCTCACCATTACCAGGTCTTAAAAGCTATCTTAACAAGGTTCGTCCCTCTAGCAAACCTGGAGAATCCATAACAAATTTGttttgggaaaacatgtttaaatgcaaattttttgaTCAAGGAAATCTCAATGAAACATGGAAAAATTCTACAAAGCTTTGCACAGGAAATGAAGATCTAGAAACTATTGAAAACAGCTACAATGATGTGTCTAATTTTAGAAgcgcatacagtatatatacttctGTTCAAGTCCTAGCACAATCTTTGCACAATCTCTTCTTGTGTTCACATGGTAAAGAATCACTTTCTGATGGAACTTGTGTGGATACTGAAAACATCAAGCCATGGCAG CTGACACATTATATTCAGAATGCCCAAGTAAAACTAAGCAATGGAAGAGAGGTCTCATTTGATAGCAATGGGGATCTACCAGCAGTGTATGATATAGTAAATTGGCAGATTGGTCCTGATGGAATCATGAAGCAGGTGAAGGTCGGGAGCTATGATACTGCAGCTTCTGATGGAAACATCTTCTCTATCAACATAAGTGCAGTGATGTGGGCTCCAGGAGATCATCAG GTTCCTTCTTCTGTCTGCAGTAAGAGTTGCCTACCAGGATTCAGGAGAGCAATTATAAGAGGCAAACCCATCTGCTGCTTTGAATGTGTCCCTTGCCCATTTGGAGAAATATCCAATAACACAG gttcGGATGATTGCTCCAAGTGCCCATGGAATGCGTGGCCTCATGTTAACAAAGACAGATGTATTCCCAAAGCCACCAAGTTTCTCTCCTTTGAAGAACCATTGGGTACAACTTTGACCATTGCAGCCATAACTTCCTCTCTGGTTCCACTTTCTGTCTTgggactgttttattgttataagaGCACTCCTATTGTAAGAGCAAACAATTATTCTCTAAGCTGCATACTCCTTGTTTCCTTattcttctgttttctttgtaCTTTGTCATTTATTGGTTACCCCCAGCAACTGAAATGCCTTCTACGACAGGTTACATTTGGCATGGTTTTCACACTTTGTGTTTCTTGTATCTTGGCCAAAACCATCATGGTTGTTTTGGCATTTATGGCCACCAAACCAGGCAGTAGCTTGAAGAAATGGACCAGCTCCAGGGTATCTTATATCATTGTCTCTGTATGCAACATTTTACAGCTTTGCTTGTGTATCTGTTGGTTGTCCCTCTCCCCACCCTTTCCAGAATATAACACAGACACCCAGCCTgagattatttttattgtatgtaaTGAAGGCTCTGCCACTGCTTTCTGGGTCATGCTGGGCTACCTTGGATTCTTGGCCACTATAAGCTTCATTGTTGCATTTCTGGCAAGGCATCTTCCTGAAAGTTTCAATGAGGCCAGATTTATCACATTTAGTATGCTGTCCTTCCTCACTGTCTGGATATCCTTTATTCCAGCCTCTCTCAGTGCACGTGGACAATATATTGTGGCAATGGAAGTGTTTGCTATTCTTTCTTCCAGCTGGGCACTGGTGGTCTGCATGTTTCTACCGAAATGCTTCATCATAGTTTTCAGACCCAACTTGAACTCTAGGGAGCACCTCATACGGAGAGCCAGGAATTATGACAGATAG